One window of Diabrotica undecimpunctata isolate CICGRU chromosome 8, icDiaUnde3, whole genome shotgun sequence genomic DNA carries:
- the LOC140448816 gene encoding uncharacterized protein, translated as MDIQSLLFVPSANALMSKDAVKLQGNETAQRFIENVYHFFKIICRMKTLVEMGRSATGKKRVKPDAEALEAAANEILAHSRPLREIANLYGVSKSTLGRHIQKHKVSMKATFKYEANNSTRKVFSTEQENELLTYIIKAAQWNYGVTVEEMRKLAYQYAKLNNVNYPESWDNNKTAGRQWYRCFRTSYNNKISLRKPEATSLGRMACFNKPNVLIFFDKLGEIYSRLKLTPQNVWNLDETGCPTVHKPVRVLGDIKAKQIGAATSGERGINVTMIACVSAAGTFIPPGIIFPRVHFKEHMINNAPPGTIGMATSSGWSNAELFVEYLQHFISVVKPSPENKVLLILDNHESHLSLAAIHIARDNGIVILTFPPHTSHKLQPLDRSVFGPFKNYFNNASKEWMLYHPGKPISIYDMSELIGKAFPLAFTPNNISSGFKVAGHLMQTCSETMSSYQLR; from the exons atggatATTCAAAGTTTGCTATTTGTTCCATCAGCTAATGCGTTg atgagtAAGGATGCTGTTAAATTACAAGGTAATGAAACTGCACAAAGGTTTATTGAAAATGTttaccatttttttaaaattatttgccgAATGAAAACCCTAGTTGAG ATGGGAAGAAGTGCTACAGGAAAAAAAAGGGTGAAACCAGATGCAGAAGCATTAGAAGCAGCTGCCAATGAGATACTGGCGCATAGTCGACCTTTGAGAGAAATAGCTAATCTGTATGGTGTTTCAAAAAGTACTCTTGGTAGGCATATTCAAAAACATAAAGTGTCTATGAAAGCGACTTTCAAGTATGAAGCGAATAATTCAACACGCAAAGTCTTCAGTACTGAACAAGAAAACGAACTGCTCACTTACATTATCAAAGCTGCACAGTGGAACTATGGCGTCACTGTTGAAGAAATGCGAAAACTAGCATATCAGTACGCCAAACTCAACAATGTGAACTACCCTGAATCATGGGATAATAATAAAACTGCTGGTAGACAATGGTACCGATGTTTTAGAACTTCTTATAATAACAAAATATCTCTTCGGAAGCCTGAAGCCACAAGCTTAGGTCGAATGGCCTGTTTCAACAAGCCAaacgttttaatattttttgataaattggGAGAAATTTATTCGAGATTAAAGTTAACACCTCAAAATGTGTGGAATCTCGATGAGACCGGCTGCCCTACTGTTCACAAGCCAGTTCGTGTGCTTGGCGATATAAAAGCTAAGCAAATTGGAGCAGCTACTTCTGGCGAGAGGGGTATTAATGTTACTATGATAGCCTGCGTTAGCGCTGCCGGAACATTTATTCCACCAGGTATAATTTTTCCACGTGTTCACTTCAAAGAGCACATGATTAACAACGCACCACCTGGAACTATTGGTATGGCAACTTCTAGTGGTTGGTCCAATGCTGAATTGTTCGTTGAATATCTTcaacatttcatttcagttgtGAAGCCATCTCCTGAAAATAAAGTGTTGCTTATCCTCGACAACCACGAAAGCCACCTCTCATTGGCTGCTATACACATAGCTAGGGATAATGGAATAGTAATTTTAACCTTTCCTCCGCATACCAGTCACAAACTTCAGCCGTTGGATAGGTCTGTGTTTGggccatttaaaaattatttcaataatgCTAGCAAAGAATGGATGCTGTACCATCCGGGAAAGCCTATATCTATTTACGACATGTCAGAGCTGATAGGAAAAGCATTCCCATTGGCGTTTACCCCAAATAACATTTCGTCAGGTTTCAAAGTAGCAGGCCATTTAATGCAAACGTGTTCGGAGACCATGAGTTCTTACCAGCTGAGGTGA